A region of Pseudomonas sp. PDM14 DNA encodes the following proteins:
- a CDS encoding two-component system sensor histidine kinase NtrB encodes MHANAPLKSRALTEHSYELLVQAVVDYAIYMLDTDGRIVSWNTGAQHIKGYSADEAIGQHLSMFFTPEDRINGKPQMLIETAIREGRSQNEGWRLRKDGTQFWALGVLDAIYDENGTVIGLAKITRDMTERHESQLHMETMRAQLFQAQKMEALGQLTGGMAHDFNNLLTVIIGASAMALRNPSPERLNSLLESIHDAGMRGSQLTGHLLTFARRRDPDNQAVDLNETLVSARRFLSQALPKKTQLDIALGEQLHMVEVDSSQLELALLNLIFNARDAMENGGVILLRAQNRTLHGEWDDLHGEFVEVSISDSGPGIDGPTLERIFEPFFTTKRFGKGTGLGLSQVYGFVKGCKGSIRVDSLVGQGTTMILYLPASRRGHS; translated from the coding sequence ATGCACGCCAACGCCCCGCTGAAATCCCGCGCCCTGACCGAGCACAGCTATGAACTGCTGGTGCAGGCCGTGGTGGATTACGCGATCTACATGCTCGATACCGACGGCCGCATCGTCTCGTGGAACACCGGCGCCCAGCACATCAAGGGCTACAGCGCCGACGAAGCCATCGGCCAGCACCTGTCGATGTTCTTCACCCCCGAAGACCGCATCAACGGCAAGCCGCAGATGCTCATCGAAACCGCCATCCGCGAAGGCCGTTCACAGAACGAAGGCTGGCGCTTGCGCAAGGACGGCACGCAGTTCTGGGCGCTCGGCGTGCTCGATGCGATCTACGACGAGAACGGCACGGTGATCGGCCTGGCCAAGATCACCCGCGACATGACCGAACGCCACGAGTCGCAACTGCACATGGAGACCATGCGCGCCCAGCTGTTCCAGGCGCAGAAAATGGAGGCCCTGGGCCAGCTTACCGGCGGCATGGCGCATGACTTCAACAACCTGCTCACGGTGATCATCGGCGCCTCGGCCATGGCCCTGCGCAACCCGAGCCCGGAGCGCCTGAACAGCCTGCTCGAAAGCATTCACGATGCCGGCATGCGCGGCAGCCAGCTGACCGGGCACCTGCTGACCTTCGCCCGGCGCCGCGATCCCGACAACCAGGCGGTGGACCTCAACGAAACCCTGGTCTCGGCCCGCCGCTTCCTGTCCCAGGCGCTGCCGAAAAAGACCCAGCTGGACATCGCGCTGGGCGAGCAGCTGCACATGGTCGAGGTCGACTCCAGTCAGCTGGAGCTGGCGCTGCTCAACCTGATCTTCAATGCCCGCGACGCCATGGAAAACGGCGGGGTGATCCTCCTGCGTGCGCAGAACCGCACACTGCACGGCGAGTGGGATGACCTGCACGGCGAGTTCGTCGAAGTCTCGATCAGCGACTCCGGCCCCGGTATCGACGGGCCGACGCTGGAACGCATCTTCGAACCGTTCTTTACCACCAAGCGCTTCGGCAAGGGTACCGGACTCGGGCTGAGCCAGGTGTATGGCTTCGTCAAGGGCTGCAAGGGTTCGATCCGCGTCGACAGCCTGGTCGGCCAGGGCACCACGATGATCCTCTACCTGCCGGCCAGCCGGAGGGGACACAGCTGA
- a CDS encoding ATPase domain-containing protein, which yields MLEQLKRLQSGIEGLDALLKGGLIAGSSYIVQGRPGSGKTILANQIAFNHVRNGGRVLVATLLSESHERLFQFLSTLRFFDPSRVGNEIQFVSAFDTLENEGLDEVVKLLRREISRQKATVLIVDGLLNARSKADNQIDTKKFISELQGHAAFAGCTVLFLTSSRLDDGSPEHTMVDGVIEMGEELHGTRSVRRIQLRKTRGSGALSGLHECEITDDGLVVHPRLESLYSRPSQQDSADLTRIPSGIDSLDTLVEGGLPASSVTLVMGPSGIGKTSLGLSFLAKATPAEPALLFGFYETPQRLRLKARSMGIDLQALEDSGTAHIVWQPTTEGLLDGLGARLLKAVEKHGSKRVLIDSLGGMARVASSPARLNEFFSALMSELRGRGVTVFATWEMRDLFGSEILSPAPELSSIVDNLLLMRFVEMNSELKRVLSILKMRDSFYDPALFEVVISQNGIALNKAFKHATAVLSGTATPAPDA from the coding sequence ATCTTGGAACAGCTAAAACGCCTTCAAAGCGGAATCGAAGGACTCGACGCTCTGTTGAAAGGCGGCTTGATCGCAGGATCGTCGTACATCGTCCAGGGTCGCCCGGGATCGGGCAAGACCATCCTGGCCAACCAGATTGCCTTCAACCATGTGCGCAACGGCGGTCGTGTACTGGTCGCCACGCTGCTCTCGGAGTCCCACGAGCGTCTCTTCCAGTTCCTCTCCACGCTGCGCTTCTTCGACCCGTCCCGGGTCGGCAACGAGATCCAGTTCGTCAGCGCCTTCGACACCCTGGAAAACGAAGGCCTGGATGAAGTGGTCAAGCTGTTGCGCCGCGAGATCAGCCGGCAGAAGGCCACGGTGCTGATCGTCGACGGCCTGCTCAACGCCCGCTCGAAGGCCGACAACCAGATCGACACCAAGAAATTCATTTCCGAGCTGCAGGGCCACGCGGCCTTCGCCGGCTGCACCGTGCTATTTCTCACCAGCTCGCGCCTGGACGATGGCAGCCCGGAACACACCATGGTCGATGGCGTCATCGAGATGGGTGAAGAGCTGCACGGCACCCGTTCGGTACGCCGCATCCAGCTGCGCAAGACCCGTGGCAGCGGCGCGCTCTCCGGCCTGCACGAGTGCGAGATCACCGACGACGGTCTGGTCGTGCACCCGCGCCTGGAAAGCCTCTACAGCCGTCCGTCGCAGCAGGACAGCGCCGATCTGACGCGCATCCCCAGCGGCATCGACAGCCTCGACACACTGGTCGAAGGCGGCCTGCCGGCCTCGTCGGTCACTCTGGTCATGGGGCCGTCCGGCATCGGCAAGACCAGCCTCGGCCTGAGCTTCCTGGCCAAGGCCACCCCGGCAGAACCGGCGCTGCTGTTCGGTTTCTACGAAACGCCGCAACGCCTGCGCCTCAAGGCCCGCTCCATGGGCATCGACCTGCAGGCCCTGGAAGACAGCGGCACCGCGCACATCGTCTGGCAGCCGACCACCGAAGGCCTGCTCGACGGCCTCGGCGCCCGCCTGCTCAAGGCGGTGGAGAAACACGGCAGCAAACGCGTGCTGATCGACAGCCTCGGCGGCATGGCCCGCGTAGCCAGCAGCCCGGCGCGTCTCAACGAATTCTTCAGCGCGCTGATGAGCGAGCTGCGCGGGCGCGGCGTGACGGTTTTCGCCACCTGGGAGATGCGCGACCTGTTCGGCTCCGAGATCCTGTCACCGGCTCCGGAGCTGTCGAGCATCGTCGACAACCTGCTGCTGATGCGCTTCGTGGAAATGAACTCTGAACTAAAGCGGGTCCTGTCCATACTTAAGATGAGAGACAGCTTCTACGACCCTGCGCTATTCGAGGTCGTCATCAGCCAGAATGGCATCGCCCTCAACAAGGCCTTCAAACATGCAACCGCCGTATTGTCTGGCACTGCCACCCCGGCTCCAGACGCATGA
- a CDS encoding phosphotransferase system, HPr-related protein, with protein MSTQRKTQAPREIDDIQDRMGSLEQLDFSARKDERQGRIGDERPQAEQDHEFSDQRVREAGLSGGETLGEGEHEDGVSMDDLSPETLLDESGARSPREPGERGALDQDLSIVDGDQIGAGGGLDEAELARRDPLDGKPWGREPQGPDLDEEED; from the coding sequence ATGAGTACGCAACGCAAGACGCAGGCGCCCCGGGAAATCGACGACATTCAGGATCGCATGGGCTCGCTGGAGCAACTCGATTTCAGCGCGCGCAAAGACGAGCGCCAGGGGCGCATCGGCGATGAGCGGCCGCAGGCCGAGCAGGATCACGAATTCTCCGACCAGCGCGTGCGCGAAGCCGGGCTGAGTGGTGGCGAGACGCTGGGTGAAGGCGAGCACGAGGACGGCGTGAGCATGGACGACCTCAGTCCGGAAACCCTGCTCGACGAGAGTGGCGCTCGTTCACCACGTGAGCCGGGCGAGCGCGGCGCGCTGGACCAGGACCTGAGCATCGTCGATGGCGACCAGATTGGTGCCGGCGGCGGCCTCGATGAAGCCGAGTTGGCGCGGCGCGACCCGCTGGACGGCAAGCCCTGGGGCCGTGAGCCGCAGGGCCCGGATCTGGATGAGGAAGAGGACTGA